A genome region from Streptomyces antimycoticus includes the following:
- a CDS encoding DUF418 domain-containing protein, with protein MTAITQSHVTGPARGPVRRTERALAPDLARGTMLLFIALANAAVFTFGNQPGAEASPHGWERGFNLAMFVFVHARAYPMFAVMFGYGLVQLTRRQDAQGAGPGAARSVLLRRNAWLIAFGLVHAALLNFGDFLGAYGIVGILFTLVLLRRGERVQRVVLWLWGWMVVYVAVVAGIAVYHAAKSTSGSAAVPTDGVDSLSAPDYATSVADRLGEWPIHTLTVVPFIVIVWLGAWAARRGVLEDPARHRRLLIRTAVIALGIAFAGGVPIGLVSAGFVHVDGSTADAFLMLYEVSGQFGGPGYVALFGLLALRLSKARSDARPKLPVAALAALGQRSLSGYLFQSLAWVLLLSPFALALGERTGSPTLTACLSAVLVWLATVAGAYLLQRRSLPGPAEKVLRRLTYGPR; from the coding sequence GTGACAGCCATAACGCAGTCCCATGTCACGGGCCCCGCACGGGGCCCTGTGCGCCGGACCGAACGGGCCCTGGCGCCCGACCTGGCCCGGGGCACCATGCTGTTGTTCATCGCGCTGGCGAACGCCGCGGTGTTCACCTTCGGCAACCAGCCGGGCGCCGAGGCGTCCCCCCACGGCTGGGAGCGCGGGTTCAACCTCGCCATGTTCGTCTTCGTGCACGCTCGCGCCTATCCGATGTTCGCCGTGATGTTCGGCTACGGGCTGGTGCAGCTCACCCGCAGACAGGACGCGCAGGGTGCCGGGCCCGGCGCGGCGCGCTCGGTGCTGCTGAGGCGCAACGCCTGGCTCATCGCCTTCGGCCTCGTCCACGCCGCGCTGCTCAACTTCGGTGACTTCCTCGGGGCCTACGGCATCGTCGGCATCCTCTTCACCCTGGTGCTCCTGCGCCGCGGCGAGCGGGTGCAGCGCGTCGTGCTGTGGCTGTGGGGCTGGATGGTGGTCTACGTCGCCGTTGTGGCGGGCATCGCCGTGTACCACGCCGCGAAGAGCACGTCAGGCTCCGCCGCCGTGCCGACGGACGGTGTCGATTCGCTGTCGGCACCCGACTACGCCACGTCCGTGGCCGACCGGCTCGGAGAGTGGCCGATCCACACGCTGACCGTCGTGCCGTTCATCGTGATCGTCTGGCTGGGTGCGTGGGCCGCGCGCCGGGGCGTACTGGAGGACCCGGCCCGGCACCGGCGCCTGCTGATCCGCACCGCCGTGATCGCCCTGGGCATCGCCTTCGCGGGCGGGGTGCCGATCGGCCTCGTCAGCGCGGGATTCGTGCATGTCGACGGCTCCACCGCGGACGCGTTCCTGATGCTGTACGAAGTGAGCGGCCAGTTCGGCGGCCCCGGATACGTGGCGCTCTTCGGGCTCCTCGCCCTGCGGCTGTCGAAGGCCCGCTCCGACGCGCGACCGAAGCTGCCGGTGGCGGCGCTTGCGGCCCTGGGCCAGCGGTCGCTGAGCGGCTATCTGTTCCAGTCGCTGGCATGGGTGCTGCTGCTCTCCCCCTTCGCCCTCGCGCTCGGAGAGCGCACCGGCAGCCCGACGCTCACCGCCTGCCTGAGCGCCGTCCTGGTCTGGCTCGCCACGGTGGCCGGGGCCTATCTCCTGCAGCGCCGATCCCTTCCGGGGCCCGCCGAGAAGGTGCTGCGGAGGCTTACGTACGGACCCCGGTAG
- a CDS encoding TetR/AcrR family transcriptional regulator: MTAQAGTGRINQKQRTRTAIVAAARELIGTGAEVTMPLVARAALVSEATAYRYFPDLQSLISEALAGVWPSPAEALAPVADSADPVERTAFACEFLLRGVLAREGAVRAMIAATITKPVTATARPGIRFGLIDHALRPLDGTLGATDPEAFAQLKRDLAVVVSAEALFTLMDLCGLDPQTAVASAVRTATTLTQAAVRTIE, from the coding sequence ATGACTGCGCAGGCGGGCACCGGCCGCATCAACCAAAAGCAGCGCACCCGCACGGCGATCGTGGCGGCGGCCCGCGAACTCATCGGCACGGGCGCCGAGGTGACCATGCCGCTGGTGGCCCGCGCGGCGCTGGTCTCCGAGGCCACCGCCTATCGGTACTTCCCCGACCTCCAGTCGCTGATCAGCGAGGCGCTGGCGGGCGTCTGGCCGTCTCCCGCCGAGGCGCTCGCACCGGTCGCGGACTCCGCCGACCCCGTCGAGCGCACCGCCTTCGCCTGCGAGTTCCTGCTCCGCGGTGTGCTCGCCCGCGAGGGGGCGGTACGGGCGATGATCGCGGCCACCATCACCAAGCCCGTCACCGCGACCGCGCGGCCCGGAATCCGTTTCGGGCTGATCGACCATGCGCTCCGGCCGCTCGACGGCACCCTCGGGGCGACTGATCCGGAAGCGTTCGCCCAGCTCAAACGGGATCTCGCGGTGGTCGTGAGCGCCGAGGCGCTCTTCACCCTCATGGATCTGTGCGGGCTCGATCCGCAGACCGCCGTGGCCAGCGCCGTGCGCACCGCGACCACCTTGACGCAGGCCGCGGTGCGCACGATCGAGTAG
- a CDS encoding alpha/beta fold hydrolase: MTRTTHTLTLDQGTLDVTVDLHGRRGHPFLLLHGGGGPQTVAPFAGLLAEQRPARVFSPVHPGFDGTTRSDWLTDVTTLARVYAQLLDALDLRDVAVVGNSIGGWIAAELATLGSDRISSVTLVNAVGIHVPGHPIADTFGLTPVELSRLSFHDPSKFRFDPSALSEAQRAVMAANRATLQVYSGPHTMADPTLAERLAKVAHPTLVAWGASDQIVDADYGRAYAQAVPDAQFRLLPGTGHLPQSETPGQLLPVVWEFADAHATGRPRP, from the coding sequence ATGACCCGCACCACCCACACCCTCACCCTCGACCAGGGCACCCTCGATGTCACGGTCGACCTCCACGGCCGACGGGGACACCCCTTCCTGCTCCTGCACGGAGGCGGCGGCCCGCAGACCGTCGCCCCGTTCGCCGGCCTCCTCGCCGAGCAACGGCCGGCCAGGGTGTTCTCCCCCGTCCACCCGGGCTTCGACGGCACCACCCGCTCCGACTGGCTGACCGACGTCACCACCCTGGCCCGGGTCTACGCGCAACTGCTCGACGCACTCGATCTACGGGACGTGGCCGTCGTCGGCAACTCCATCGGCGGCTGGATCGCCGCCGAACTGGCGACCCTGGGCAGCGACCGGATCAGCAGCGTCACCCTCGTCAACGCGGTCGGGATCCACGTCCCCGGCCACCCGATCGCCGACACCTTCGGCCTGACGCCCGTCGAGCTGTCCCGCCTCTCCTTCCACGACCCCTCGAAGTTCCGCTTCGACCCCAGCGCGCTCTCCGAGGCGCAGCGCGCGGTCATGGCCGCCAACCGCGCAACCCTGCAGGTGTATTCGGGCCCACACACCATGGCCGATCCCACCCTGGCCGAGCGCCTGGCCAAGGTCGCCCATCCGACCCTGGTGGCATGGGGCGCGAGCGACCAGATCGTGGACGCCGACTACGGACGCGCGTACGCGCAGGCGGTCCCGGACGCGCAGTTCCGTCTGCTGCCCGGCACCGGCCATCTGCCCCAGTCCGAGACGCCCGGGCAACTGCTGCCGGTGGTCTGGGAGTTCGCCGATGCCCACGCCACCGGCAGGCCGCGTCCCTGA
- a CDS encoding lytic polysaccharide monooxygenase auxiliary activity family 9 protein yields the protein MNMKRRVSVFVGAGIAPLIALSLPAGEASAHGYISNPPSRQAQCAAGTVACGDIKYEPQSVEGPKGLTSCSGGNSRFAELDDDSKGWAVTPVPSKASFTWKLSARHATNTWQYFVGGQKIAEIDDGGAQPGETVTHQVDFGGLKGKQKVLAVWNIADTSNAFYACIDVNVGG from the coding sequence ATGAACATGAAACGCAGGGTGTCCGTCTTCGTCGGCGCGGGAATAGCGCCCCTGATCGCGCTGAGCCTCCCGGCGGGCGAGGCGAGCGCGCACGGTTACATCTCGAACCCGCCGAGCCGTCAGGCACAGTGTGCCGCCGGAACCGTGGCCTGTGGTGACATCAAGTACGAGCCGCAGAGCGTCGAAGGTCCCAAGGGCCTGACGAGCTGCAGCGGTGGCAATTCGCGGTTCGCCGAACTCGACGACGACAGCAAGGGCTGGGCGGTCACGCCGGTCCCGTCCAAGGCGAGCTTCACCTGGAAACTGTCCGCACGTCACGCGACCAACACCTGGCAGTACTTCGTCGGCGGTCAGAAGATTGCGGAGATCGACGACGGCGGGGCGCAGCCGGGCGAGACCGTCACCCACCAGGTCGACTTCGGCGGTCTGAAGGGCAAGCAGAAGGTTCTCGCGGTCTGGAACATCGCGGACACCTCCAACGCCTTCTATGCCTGCATCGATGTGAACGTCGGCGGCTGA
- a CDS encoding cupin domain-containing protein produces MNRVSVVGPDGGESIQLGPTRMRILEDGSTTGHRLGIGEITIAPHTQGPPQHRHAEHDEGFYVISGTVHFTVGETTHVAPAGTLVMIPPGAPHTFANHGDTHAVVLNTFTPDLYVQYFRDLRNMIADGRELTPETTAEAMSRYATVPATDFA; encoded by the coding sequence ATGAACAGGGTTTCCGTGGTCGGCCCGGACGGCGGCGAGTCCATCCAGCTCGGCCCCACGCGGATGCGCATCCTCGAGGACGGCAGCACCACCGGGCACCGCCTCGGCATCGGAGAGATCACCATCGCCCCGCACACCCAGGGGCCGCCCCAGCACCGCCACGCCGAACACGACGAGGGCTTCTACGTCATCTCCGGCACCGTGCACTTCACTGTCGGGGAGACGACCCATGTGGCCCCGGCCGGCACGCTCGTGATGATCCCGCCCGGCGCCCCGCACACCTTCGCCAACCACGGCGACACCCACGCGGTGGTACTCAACACCTTCACGCCCGACCTGTATGTGCAGTACTTCCGCGACCTGCGGAACATGATCGCCGACGGCCGGGAACTGACCCCGGAGACGACCGCCGAGGCCATGAGCCGCTATGCCACGGTCCCCGCCACCGACTTCGCCTGA